A window from Ramlibacter pinisoli encodes these proteins:
- the fdh3B gene encoding formate dehydrogenase FDH3 subunit beta gives MARMKFICDAERCIECNGCVTACKNEHEVPWGVNRRRVVTLNDGVPGERSISVACMHCSDAPCMAVCPVNCFYRTDEGVVLHDKDVCIGCGYCSYACPFGAPQFPASGTFGVRGKMDKCTFCAGGPEANGTQAEFEKYGRNRLAEGKLPACAEMCSTKALLAGDGDVVADIFRNRVVKRGKGAEVWGWGTAYGSQQAGKPANGTKS, from the coding sequence ATGGCAAGAATGAAATTCATCTGCGACGCCGAGCGCTGCATCGAGTGCAACGGCTGCGTCACCGCCTGCAAGAACGAGCACGAGGTGCCCTGGGGCGTGAACCGCCGCCGGGTCGTCACCCTCAACGACGGCGTGCCCGGCGAGCGCTCGATCTCGGTGGCCTGCATGCACTGCTCGGACGCGCCCTGCATGGCGGTTTGCCCCGTCAACTGCTTCTACCGCACCGACGAGGGCGTGGTGCTGCACGACAAGGACGTCTGCATCGGCTGCGGCTACTGCAGCTACGCCTGCCCGTTCGGCGCGCCGCAGTTCCCGGCCTCGGGCACGTTCGGCGTGCGCGGCAAGATGGACAAGTGCACCTTCTGCGCCGGCGGCCCCGAGGCCAACGGCACGCAGGCCGAGTTCGAGAAGTACGGCCGCAACCGGCTGGCCGAGGGCAAGCTGCCCGCCTGCGCCGAGATGTGCTCGACCAAGGCGCTGCTGGCCGGCGACGGCGACGTGGTGGCCGACATCTTCCGCAACCGCGTGGTCAAGCGCGGCAAGGGCGCCGAGGTCTGGGGCTGGGGCACCGCCTACGGTTCGCAGCAGGCCGGCAAGCCCGCCAACGGGACCAAGTCATGA
- a CDS encoding DUF3306 domain-containing protein: MADGFLGRWSRRKLDAKDGKPLDEPAVVAPPAAVAPVLPAVQPDVDPDGVALAAGQQAPVAPPAAEPEPPPPTLEDVQALTPESDFRRFVGRDVAPDVKNAAVKKLFADPRYNIQDGLDVYIDDYSKPDPIPESMLRSLASAKFLGLFREEEREDAAPGGATREGAEELPADSVAQSGAADPTPLIAPTAPLADHADPDLRLQQDHAAPGEEPGHGTG, from the coding sequence GTGGCTGACGGTTTCCTGGGCCGCTGGTCGCGCCGCAAGCTCGACGCGAAGGATGGCAAGCCGCTGGACGAGCCGGCCGTCGTCGCCCCACCGGCGGCCGTTGCGCCGGTGTTGCCGGCCGTGCAGCCAGACGTCGATCCGGACGGGGTCGCGCTGGCGGCCGGGCAGCAGGCGCCGGTCGCGCCGCCGGCCGCCGAGCCGGAACCGCCGCCGCCGACGCTGGAGGATGTGCAGGCCCTCACGCCCGAGTCGGATTTCCGCCGCTTCGTCGGCCGCGACGTGGCGCCGGACGTGAAGAACGCGGCCGTCAAGAAGCTGTTCGCCGACCCGCGCTACAACATCCAGGACGGGCTGGACGTCTACATCGACGACTACAGCAAGCCCGATCCGATTCCCGAGTCCATGCTGCGCAGCCTGGCCAGCGCGAAGTTCCTGGGGCTTTTCCGTGAAGAAGAGCGCGAAGACGCCGCTCCCGGTGGCGCAACAAGGGAAGGTGCGGAGGAGTTGCCGGCCGATTCCGTGGCACAGTCGGGCGCCGCGGATCCGACCCCGCTGATTGCGCCGACCGCGCCGCTTGCCGACCATGCCGACCCTGATCTGCGACTGCAACAAGACCATGCCGCTCCAGGCGAAGAGCCTGGGCACGGCACTGGGTGA
- a CDS encoding DUF3305 domain-containing protein, with translation MDPRPSLQVDVVMRRERIDNPWQTWRWVLHDVVLHEPAFGTEPRRIGTDEHEERWLHPGYTVELWRDDAEGYYLNATTPAPCWFVLWRMEETASLADEPIARPEMVTLSYHDAGRWLDAQETVEQVPAPPEVVAWMRAFADAHYVPEPKQRKRPESFRPLQDRFGNPASVSTDGKRRGGGGGGG, from the coding sequence ATGGACCCGCGCCCCAGCCTGCAGGTCGACGTGGTGATGCGCCGCGAGCGCATCGACAACCCCTGGCAGACCTGGCGCTGGGTGCTGCACGACGTGGTGCTGCACGAGCCGGCGTTCGGCACCGAGCCGCGCCGCATCGGGACCGACGAGCACGAGGAGCGCTGGCTCCACCCCGGCTACACCGTCGAGCTGTGGCGCGACGACGCCGAGGGCTACTACCTCAACGCCACCACGCCGGCCCCGTGCTGGTTCGTGCTGTGGCGCATGGAAGAGACCGCGAGCCTGGCAGACGAACCGATCGCCCGGCCCGAGATGGTGACGCTCAGCTACCACGACGCCGGTCGCTGGCTCGACGCGCAGGAGACGGTGGAACAGGTGCCGGCCCCGCCCGAGGTGGTCGCCTGGATGCGCGCCTTCGCCGATGCGCACTACGTGCCCGAGCCCAAGCAGCGCAAGCGGCCGGAGAGCTTCCGGCCGCTGCAGGACCGGTTCGGCAATCCGGCCAGCGTGTCCACCGACGGCAAGCGCCGCGGCGGCGGAGGCGGCGGTGGCTGA
- the apbC gene encoding iron-sulfur cluster carrier protein ApbC, producing the protein MATPDQLLAALAAVQDPNTGQDFVSTKALKNLQVQGGDVSFDVELGYPARSQVPALRQALVAAARGVPGVTAVTANIVTRVIPHAVQRGVQLMPNVKNIIAVASGKGGVGKSTTAVNLALALAAEGASVGLLDADIYGPSQPMMMGIDGRPDSSDGKTMDPLENYGVQVMSIGFLVNPDEAMIWRGPMATQALEQLLRQTNWRELDYLVVDLPPGTGDIQLTLSQRVPMTGAIVVTTPQDIALLDARKAVAMFEKVGVPILGLVENMAVHVCSNCGHVEHIFGEDGGKRYAADRGLDYLGALPLDMAIRLHADNGKPTVVADPDGPVAGIYRDVARRVAVRVASKAKDFSAKFPTITVSKTT; encoded by the coding sequence ATGGCAACCCCCGACCAGCTTCTCGCCGCGCTTGCGGCCGTCCAGGACCCCAACACGGGCCAGGACTTCGTGTCCACGAAAGCCCTGAAGAACCTGCAGGTCCAGGGCGGCGACGTCTCGTTCGACGTCGAGCTCGGCTACCCGGCCCGGTCGCAGGTGCCGGCGCTGCGACAGGCCCTGGTGGCCGCCGCCCGGGGCGTGCCCGGCGTGACCGCGGTCACCGCCAACATCGTGACCCGGGTCATCCCGCATGCCGTGCAGCGCGGCGTGCAGCTGATGCCCAACGTGAAGAACATCATCGCCGTGGCATCCGGCAAGGGCGGCGTCGGCAAGAGCACCACGGCCGTCAACCTGGCGCTGGCGCTGGCCGCCGAGGGCGCGTCGGTCGGTCTGCTCGATGCCGACATCTACGGCCCCAGCCAGCCCATGATGATGGGCATCGACGGCCGCCCCGACAGCTCGGACGGCAAGACCATGGACCCGCTGGAGAACTACGGCGTGCAAGTCATGTCGATCGGCTTCCTGGTCAACCCCGACGAGGCCATGATCTGGCGCGGCCCCATGGCCACCCAGGCGCTCGAGCAGCTGCTGCGCCAGACCAACTGGCGCGAACTCGACTACCTGGTGGTCGACCTGCCGCCCGGTACCGGCGACATCCAGCTCACCCTGTCGCAGCGCGTGCCCATGACCGGCGCGATCGTCGTCACCACCCCGCAGGACATCGCGCTGCTGGACGCCCGCAAGGCGGTGGCCATGTTCGAGAAGGTGGGCGTGCCCATCCTCGGCCTGGTCGAGAACATGGCGGTGCACGTGTGCAGCAACTGCGGCCACGTCGAGCACATCTTCGGCGAGGACGGCGGCAAGCGCTACGCCGCCGACCGCGGCCTCGACTACCTGGGCGCGCTGCCGCTGGACATGGCCATCCGCCTGCATGCCGACAACGGCAAGCCCACCGTGGTGGCCGACCCCGACGGCCCGGTGGCCGGCATCTACCGGGACGTGGCGCGCCGGGTCGCGGTGCGCGTGGCGAGCAAGGCCAAGGATTTCTCGGCCAAGTTCCCGACCATCACCGTCTCCAAGACCACCTGA
- a CDS encoding formate dehydrogenase, with protein MSRPANTGAPVVPSSDSKLSRRTLFAGAGTVGALAAAVSLVPGAQEAVESASVPAKPAPERGGGYVLSEHVKRYYKTTRL; from the coding sequence ATGTCCAGACCTGCCAACACGGGGGCGCCAGTCGTTCCCTCCTCTGACAGCAAGCTGTCCCGGCGCACCCTGTTTGCAGGCGCCGGCACCGTGGGAGCCCTCGCGGCCGCGGTCAGCCTGGTGCCCGGTGCACAGGAAGCGGTCGAATCCGCGTCGGTGCCCGCCAAGCCCGCACCAGAACGGGGCGGCGGCTACGTGCTCTCCGAGCACGTCAAGCGCTACTACAAGACCACCCGTCTCTAA
- a CDS encoding formate dehydrogenase subunit alpha, whose protein sequence is MLLTKKTAGQAASHARAEGRSPFIHSLQRGLSHALPTMDRRSFLRRSGLGVGVGIAAGSLTLVKKAQAAGNGEAAVGKGKIEVKRTVCGHCSVGCAVDAVVENGVWVRQEPVFDSPLNLGAHCAKGAALREHGHGEYRLRYPMKLVDGKYQRISWDQALDEISAKVLELRKASGPEALYWVGSSKHNNEQSYLMRKFVSLWGSNNCDHQARICHSTTVAGVANTWGYGAMTNSYNDMQNSKCALYIGSNAAEAHPVSMLHMLHAKESGCKMIVVDPRFTRTAAKADEYVRIRSGTDIPFLFGMLYHIFKNGWEDKKYINDRVFGMEDVKKEVMAKWTPDKVEEACGVPEAQMAKVAEMMALNRPSTLVWCMGQTQHSIGNAMVRASCIVQLALGNVGVSGGGANIFRGHDNVQGATDIGPNPDSLPGYYGIVEGSWRHFAKAWGVDYDWIKGRFANVGMMSKPGITVSRWIDGVLEKNELIDQDPNLRGVVFWGHAPNSQTRGLEMKRAMDKLDLLVVVDPYPSATAAMAAMPGRPEDANPKRAVYLLPAATQFETSGSVTASNRSLQWREKVIEPLWESRSDHMIMYQLAEKLGFGKELVKNYKMQKVKGMDEPVPEDILREINKCVWTIGYTGQSPERLKAHMRSMHMFDVKTLKAKGSYVDQATGYNIEGDYFGLPWPCFGTPELKHPGSANLYDTTRHVMDGGGNFRANFGVERNGVNLLAEDGSHSKGADITTGYPEFDHLLLKKLGWWDELTDAEKALAEGKNWKTDNSGGIIRVAMKNHGCHVFGNAKARAVVWNFPDAIPQHREPIYSTRPDLVAKYPTHDDKKAFWRLPTLYKTVQEKNIADKVADKFPLILSSGRLVEYEGGGEETRSNPWLAELQQEAFVEINPKAAGARGIRNGDRVWLLSPTGARLNVQALVTERVGPDTVWMPFHFSGRWQGADMLAYYPNGAAPVVRGEAVNTATTYGYDSVTMMQETKTTICNIERVA, encoded by the coding sequence ATGTTGCTGACGAAGAAAACGGCCGGCCAGGCCGCCTCGCACGCGCGCGCCGAAGGGCGCTCGCCGTTCATCCACAGCCTGCAGCGCGGCCTGTCGCACGCGCTGCCCACCATGGACCGGCGCTCCTTCCTGCGCCGCTCGGGCCTGGGCGTCGGGGTCGGCATCGCCGCCGGCAGCCTGACCCTGGTGAAGAAGGCGCAGGCCGCCGGCAACGGCGAGGCCGCCGTCGGCAAGGGCAAGATCGAGGTCAAGCGCACCGTCTGCGGCCACTGCTCGGTGGGCTGCGCGGTCGACGCCGTCGTCGAGAACGGCGTCTGGGTGCGCCAGGAGCCGGTGTTCGACTCGCCGCTGAACCTGGGTGCGCACTGCGCCAAGGGTGCCGCGCTGCGCGAGCACGGCCACGGCGAGTACCGCCTGCGCTACCCGATGAAGCTGGTCGACGGCAAGTACCAGCGCATCAGCTGGGACCAGGCGCTGGACGAGATCAGCGCCAAGGTGCTGGAGCTGCGCAAGGCGAGCGGACCGGAGGCCCTGTACTGGGTCGGCTCGTCCAAGCACAACAACGAGCAGTCGTACCTGATGCGCAAGTTCGTCAGCCTGTGGGGCAGCAACAACTGCGACCACCAGGCGCGCATCTGCCACTCGACCACGGTGGCCGGCGTGGCCAACACGTGGGGCTACGGCGCCATGACCAACTCGTACAACGACATGCAGAACAGCAAGTGCGCGTTGTACATCGGCTCCAACGCCGCCGAGGCGCACCCGGTCAGCATGCTGCACATGCTCCACGCCAAGGAGAGCGGCTGCAAGATGATCGTGGTGGACCCGCGCTTCACCCGCACGGCCGCCAAGGCCGACGAGTACGTGCGCATCCGCTCCGGCACCGACATCCCGTTCCTGTTCGGGATGCTGTACCACATCTTCAAGAACGGCTGGGAAGACAAGAAGTACATCAACGACCGCGTCTTCGGCATGGAGGACGTCAAGAAGGAGGTCATGGCCAAGTGGACTCCCGACAAGGTCGAGGAGGCCTGCGGCGTGCCCGAGGCGCAGATGGCCAAGGTCGCCGAGATGATGGCCCTGAACCGCCCGTCCACCCTGGTGTGGTGCATGGGCCAGACCCAGCACAGCATCGGCAACGCCATGGTGCGCGCCTCCTGCATCGTGCAGCTGGCGCTGGGCAACGTGGGTGTCTCCGGCGGCGGCGCCAACATCTTCCGCGGCCATGACAACGTGCAGGGCGCCACCGACATCGGACCCAACCCCGATTCGCTGCCCGGCTACTACGGCATCGTCGAGGGCTCCTGGCGCCACTTCGCCAAGGCCTGGGGCGTCGACTACGACTGGATCAAGGGCCGCTTCGCCAACGTCGGGATGATGAGCAAGCCCGGCATCACGGTCTCGCGCTGGATCGACGGCGTGCTCGAGAAGAACGAGCTGATCGACCAGGACCCCAACCTGCGCGGCGTGGTGTTCTGGGGCCATGCGCCCAACTCGCAGACCCGCGGCCTGGAAATGAAGCGGGCCATGGACAAGCTGGACCTGCTGGTGGTGGTCGATCCCTACCCGTCGGCCACCGCCGCCATGGCAGCGATGCCAGGGCGGCCCGAGGACGCCAACCCCAAGCGCGCGGTGTACCTGCTGCCGGCGGCCACCCAGTTCGAGACCAGCGGGTCGGTCACGGCCTCCAACCGCTCGTTGCAGTGGCGCGAGAAGGTGATCGAGCCGCTCTGGGAGAGCCGCAGCGACCACATGATCATGTACCAGCTGGCCGAGAAACTCGGCTTCGGCAAGGAACTGGTCAAGAACTACAAGATGCAGAAGGTCAAGGGCATGGACGAGCCCGTGCCCGAGGACATCCTGCGCGAGATCAACAAGTGCGTCTGGACCATCGGCTACACGGGCCAGAGCCCCGAGCGGCTGAAGGCGCACATGCGCAGCATGCACATGTTCGACGTCAAGACGCTCAAGGCCAAGGGCAGCTACGTCGACCAGGCGACCGGCTACAACATCGAGGGCGACTACTTCGGCCTGCCGTGGCCGTGCTTCGGCACCCCGGAGCTCAAGCACCCCGGCTCGGCCAACCTGTACGACACCACCCGCCACGTGATGGACGGCGGCGGCAACTTCCGCGCCAACTTCGGCGTCGAGCGCAACGGCGTCAACCTGCTGGCCGAGGACGGCTCGCACTCCAAGGGCGCCGACATCACCACCGGCTACCCCGAGTTCGACCACTTGCTGCTCAAGAAGCTGGGCTGGTGGGACGAGCTCACCGACGCCGAGAAGGCGCTGGCCGAGGGCAAGAACTGGAAGACCGACAACTCGGGCGGCATCATCCGCGTGGCCATGAAGAACCATGGCTGCCACGTGTTCGGCAACGCCAAGGCGCGCGCCGTGGTCTGGAACTTCCCGGACGCCATCCCGCAGCACCGCGAGCCGATCTACAGCACGCGCCCCGACCTGGTGGCCAAGTACCCGACGCACGACGACAAGAAGGCGTTCTGGCGCCTGCCCACCCTCTACAAGACGGTGCAGGAGAAGAACATCGCCGACAAGGTGGCCGACAAGTTCCCGCTCATCCTGTCGTCCGGCCGCCTGGTCGAGTACGAGGGCGGCGGCGAGGAGACCCGCTCCAACCCCTGGCTGGCCGAACTGCAGCAGGAGGCGTTCGTCGAGATCAACCCGAAGGCGGCCGGCGCCCGCGGCATCCGCAACGGCGACCGCGTGTGGCTGCTCAGCCCGACCGGCGCGCGCCTGAACGTGCAGGCCCTGGTGACCGAACGGGTGGGGCCCGACACGGTGTGGATGCCGTTCCACTTCTCCGGCCGCTGGCAGGGCGCCGACATGCTGGCGTACTACCCGAACGGGGCCGCACCGGTGGTGCGCGGCGAGGCGGTCAACACCGCCACGACCTACGGCTATGACAGTGTGACGATGATGCAGGAGACCAAGACCACGATCTGCAACATCGAGCGCGTGGCCTGA
- a CDS encoding TorD/DmsD family molecular chaperone, producing MSELLSGSSALDEETARAEVYGLLAQLFYAPPPPALLGALRVAVTEAPAAGGFLEEPWRAVVGLAREMGDAEIAAEHDALFGGVGKPELYLFGSHYLTGFLNERPVARLRDDLAALGLARDEAMSETEDHLAYLCEVMRYLIAGDDVAVSNLTRQAQFYAAHLQPWVQAMCEAVAAHPRARFYAALAGFAQAFFSVEQQGFDLLD from the coding sequence ATGTCTGAACTCCTGTCCGGCTCGTCCGCCCTCGACGAGGAAACGGCGCGTGCCGAGGTCTACGGTCTGCTCGCGCAATTGTTCTATGCACCGCCGCCGCCGGCGCTGCTGGGCGCGCTGCGGGTGGCGGTCACCGAGGCGCCGGCGGCCGGCGGCTTCCTCGAGGAACCCTGGCGCGCCGTCGTCGGCCTGGCGCGCGAGATGGGCGACGCCGAGATCGCGGCCGAACACGATGCGCTGTTCGGCGGCGTCGGCAAGCCCGAGCTCTACCTGTTCGGCTCGCACTACCTCACCGGATTCCTGAACGAGCGCCCGGTCGCCCGGCTGCGCGACGACCTGGCCGCGCTGGGCCTGGCGCGCGACGAGGCCATGTCCGAGACCGAGGACCACCTGGCCTACCTGTGCGAGGTGATGCGCTACCTGATCGCCGGCGACGACGTCGCGGTGTCCAACCTCACCCGCCAGGCGCAGTTCTACGCCGCCCACCTGCAGCCCTGGGTGCAGGCGATGTGCGAGGCCGTGGCCGCGCATCCGCGCGCGCGCTTCTATGCCGCGCTGGCCGGATTCGCGCAGGCCTTCTTCAGCGTCGAGCAGCAGGGTTTCGACCTGCTCGACTGA
- a CDS encoding 4Fe-4S binding protein — translation MPTLICDCNKTMPLQAKSLGTALGESLTLHSSLCRREAGAFQQAVRGSGDVVVACTQEKRLFAEVGRQTEGAVAPVHFVNIRETGGWSRDAAQAMPKIAALLAAAHLPEPEPVPTVTYRSAGRLLVIGPVQQAEKVATLVGDALEVTAFAQGGAGAQERTIPVLAGRIDRLAGWLGAFELAWTATNPIDLDLCTRCNACIAVCPEGAIGLDYQIDLARCTGHRACVKACDAAGAIDFSRSASGQADTFDLVLDLRAEPAFAQHAPPQGYFHLPAPDALAGEAGLRTVLRLRELVGEFEKPKFFTYKQKLCAHSRNEQVGCKACVDICSAAAIRSEPSRQQIVVNPNLCVGCGACTTVCPTGALGYAYPRTGEQGLQLRTLLATYTAAGGRDATLLFHSQEQGTRLVEDLGRAARLRQAQGVPANVIPVALWHTASTGLDLWLSAIAFGARQVVVLVTGDEAPQYVQGLRKQMAVGQTILRGLGYAGTHFELLQATSVAALDGGLQSLAGTRQQGPKEAARYAVAAEKRATLELALDHLVAQAAALPEAIELPAAGAPFGTIAVDKERCTLCMSCVSACPASALQDNPQLPQLRFIEKNCVQCGLCATTCPEDAITLQPRLLLGPARREARVLNETRPYACVRCGKPFGTLKAIEAMLGKLSGHSMFQGAALERLKMCGDCRVIDIYSSEREQKITDV, via the coding sequence ATGCCGACCCTGATCTGCGACTGCAACAAGACCATGCCGCTCCAGGCGAAGAGCCTGGGCACGGCACTGGGTGAGTCGCTGACGCTGCATTCCAGCCTGTGCCGGCGCGAGGCCGGCGCCTTCCAGCAGGCCGTGCGCGGCAGCGGCGACGTCGTCGTCGCCTGCACCCAGGAAAAGCGCCTGTTCGCCGAGGTCGGCCGCCAGACCGAAGGCGCCGTGGCGCCGGTGCACTTCGTCAACATCCGCGAGACCGGCGGCTGGAGCCGCGACGCGGCGCAGGCCATGCCCAAGATCGCGGCGCTGCTGGCCGCGGCCCACCTGCCCGAGCCCGAGCCGGTGCCCACCGTCACCTACCGCAGCGCCGGCCGCCTGCTGGTCATCGGTCCGGTCCAGCAGGCCGAGAAGGTCGCCACGCTGGTCGGCGACGCGCTGGAGGTCACGGCCTTCGCCCAGGGCGGCGCCGGCGCTCAGGAACGCACGATCCCGGTGCTGGCCGGCCGCATCGACCGGCTCGCCGGCTGGCTGGGCGCGTTCGAGCTCGCCTGGACCGCCACCAACCCGATCGACCTCGACCTGTGCACCCGCTGCAACGCCTGCATCGCGGTCTGCCCCGAGGGCGCCATCGGGCTCGATTACCAGATCGACCTGGCGCGCTGCACCGGCCACCGCGCCTGCGTGAAAGCCTGCGACGCTGCCGGTGCCATCGATTTCTCGCGCAGCGCCTCCGGGCAGGCCGACACCTTCGACCTGGTGCTGGACCTGCGCGCCGAGCCGGCGTTCGCGCAGCACGCGCCGCCGCAGGGCTACTTCCACCTGCCGGCGCCCGACGCCCTGGCCGGCGAGGCGGGCCTGCGCACCGTGCTGCGGCTGCGCGAGCTGGTGGGCGAGTTCGAGAAGCCCAAGTTCTTCACCTACAAGCAGAAGCTGTGCGCGCACAGCCGCAACGAGCAGGTGGGCTGCAAGGCCTGCGTCGACATCTGCTCGGCCGCCGCCATCCGCAGCGAGCCCTCGCGCCAGCAGATCGTCGTCAACCCCAACCTGTGCGTGGGCTGCGGCGCCTGCACGACGGTGTGCCCGACCGGTGCGCTGGGCTACGCGTACCCGCGCACCGGCGAGCAGGGCCTGCAGCTGCGCACGCTGCTGGCCACCTACACGGCGGCCGGTGGCCGCGATGCGACCCTGCTGTTCCACTCGCAGGAGCAGGGCACGCGGCTGGTCGAGGACCTGGGCCGCGCGGCGCGCCTGCGCCAGGCGCAGGGCGTGCCCGCGAACGTGATCCCGGTCGCCCTGTGGCACACCGCCAGCACCGGGCTGGACCTGTGGCTGTCGGCCATCGCCTTCGGCGCGCGCCAGGTGGTGGTGCTGGTCACGGGCGACGAGGCGCCGCAGTACGTGCAGGGCCTGCGGAAGCAGATGGCCGTCGGCCAGACGATCCTGCGCGGCCTGGGCTACGCCGGCACCCACTTCGAGCTGCTGCAGGCGACGTCGGTCGCGGCGCTCGACGGCGGGCTGCAGTCGCTGGCCGGCACGCGCCAGCAGGGCCCGAAGGAAGCGGCCCGCTACGCCGTCGCCGCCGAGAAGCGCGCCACGCTGGAACTCGCGCTCGACCACCTGGTCGCGCAGGCAGCGGCGCTGCCCGAGGCGATCGAGCTGCCCGCCGCCGGCGCGCCGTTCGGCACCATCGCGGTCGACAAGGAGCGCTGCACGCTGTGCATGAGCTGCGTCAGCGCCTGCCCGGCAAGCGCCCTGCAGGACAACCCGCAGCTGCCGCAGCTGCGCTTCATCGAGAAGAACTGCGTCCAGTGCGGGCTGTGCGCGACCACCTGCCCCGAGGACGCCATCACCCTGCAGCCGCGCCTGCTGCTCGGGCCGGCACGGCGCGAGGCCCGGGTGCTGAACGAGACCCGCCCGTACGCCTGCGTGCGCTGCGGCAAGCCCTTCGGCACGCTCAAGGCCATCGAGGCCATGCTGGGCAAGCTGTCCGGCCATTCCATGTTCCAGGGTGCCGCGCTGGAGCGCCTGAAGATGTGCGGCGACTGCCGCGTCATCGACATCTATTCGTCCGAGCGCGAACAGAAGATCACCGATGTCTGA